A portion of the Coturnix japonica isolate 7356 chromosome 4, Coturnix japonica 2.1, whole genome shotgun sequence genome contains these proteins:
- the LOC107314059 gene encoding T-cell surface glycoprotein CD8 alpha chain isoform X2, with amino-acid sequence MAGSPALLLLLSLGLCCTTAQQQRNTMEARFLDRNMKHPQQGQRLELECRTSRTTLAAYWFRQDKDGNLHYIATSNSRYNRKFYVYNRISQRFEVSWRDSSPRLVVKSFMAQDQGIYFCINLINQELHFSSGQPAFFPVTTTTAAPTTPAATTQSSLITKKDICLQSSDPGTSNENLLNFYCEIFIWAPLAGVCLVLLVALIVTIVLCQKTRRRRCRCKRPPNGKPGAKPPVPTRHI; translated from the exons ATGGCCGGGTCTCCtgcactgctcctcctgctcagcctgGGGCTCT GCTGCACCACTGCACAGCAACAGAGGAACACAATGGAGGCCAGGTTCCTTGATAGGAATATGAAGCACCCCCAGCAGGGACAGCGGCTGGAGCTGGAGTGCCGCACATCCAGAACCACATTGGCAGCCTATTGGTTCCGCCAGGACAAGGATGGGAACCTTCACTACATTGCCACCAGTAACTCTCGATATAACAGAAAATTTTATGTGTATAATAGAATATCTCAGCGCTTCGAGGTATCATGGAGAGATAGCTCCCCACGGCTGGTGGTGAAGTCCTTCATGGCACAGGACCAGGGAATCTATTTCTGCATCAACCTCATCAACCAGGAGCTGCACTTCAGCTCTGGACAACCCGCCTTCTTCCCAG tcacaacaaccacagcagcacccaccacACCTGCTGCCACCACGCAGAGCAGCCTCATCACCAAGAAGGACATCTGCTTACAGAGCTCGGATCCAG GAACAAGCAACGAGAATCTGCTGAATTTCTACTGTGAGATTTTCATCTGGGCTCCCCTTGCTGGTGTCTGCCTCGTGCTCCTTGTAGCTCTGATCGTCACCATCGTGCTCTGCCAAA agACCAGAAGACGGCGATGCAGGTGTAAAAG ACCTCCAAACGGGAAGCCTGGTGCGAAACCCCCCGTGCCAACCCGACACATATGA
- the RMND5A gene encoding E3 ubiquitin-protein transferase RMND5A isoform X4 — MSKPKDVFCTQEIMKQLTDTFHFEQENFDSDISSVGIDGCWQADSQRILNEVMVEHFFRQGMLDVAEELCQESGLSIDQSQKEPFVELNRILEALKVRVLRPALEWAVSNREMLMAQNSSLEFKLHRLYFISLLMGGTANQREALQYAKNFQPFALNHQKDIQVLMGSLVYLRQGIENSPYVHLLDANQWADICDIFTRDACALLGLSVESPLSVSFSAGCVALPALINIKAVIEQRQCTGVWNQKDELPIEVDLGKKCWYHSIFACPILRQQTTDNNPPMKLVCGHIISRDALNKMFNGSKLKCPYCPMEQSPGDAKQIFF, encoded by the exons ATGAGCAAGCCAAAGGATGTCTTCTGTACACAGGAGATAATGAAGCAGCTGACAGATACATTTCACTTTGAACAGGAG AACTTCGACTCTGACATCAGCAGCGTGGGGATAGATGGGTGCTGGCAGGCTGACAGCCAGCGGATCCTCAACGAGGTGATGGTGGAGCACTTCTTCCGGCAGGGGATGTTGGATGTGGCCGAGGAACTGTGTCAG gaatCTGGTCTATCAATAGATCAGAGTCAGAAAGAACCATTTGTGGAATTAAATCGAATATTGGAAGCATTAAAAGTTAGAGTTCTGAGACCTGCGTTAGA GTGGGCAGTATCCAACAGAGAAATGCTTATGGCACAAAATAGTTCGCTGGAGTTCAAACTACACAGGTTATATTTCATTAGTTTATTGATGGGAGGAACAGCAAATCAAAGAGAAGCACTTCAGTACGCGAAGAACTTCCAGCCATTTGCCCTAAACCATCAGAAAG ATATTCAGGTTTtgatgggcagcctggtgtacCTGAGGCAAGGCATAGAGAACTCGCCGTACGTTCATCTATTAGATGCAAATCAGTGGGCGGACATCTGTGACATCTTCACAAGAGATGCCTGTGCTCTTCTGGGTCTCTCAGTTGAATCACCGCTCAGTGTTAG tttttcaGCAGGTTGTGTAGCATTACCAGCTCTAATTAATATCAAGGCAGTTATTGAACAAAGGCAGTGCACAGGTGTTTGGAACCAGAAGGATGAACTACCG attGAAGTGGACCTTGGTAAAAAGTGCTGGTACCATTCAATATTTGCCTGTCCCATTCTCCGTCAGCAAACAACAGATAATAATCCACCTATGAAATTAGTCTGTGGTCATATTATATCAAGAGATGCtttgaataaaatgtttaatggCAGCAA ATTAAAATGCCCCTATTGTCCGATGGAACAGAGTCCTGGAGATGccaaacagatatttttctga
- the LOC107314059 gene encoding T-cell surface glycoprotein CD8 alpha chain isoform X1, translated as MAGSPALLLLLSLGLCCTGAQGQRNRMEARFLDRNMKHPTEGQRVELECPSYNSDSGVSWIRQDKDGKLHFIVYISMFSKTTWPGNVQASSQFEGSKQGNVFRLVVKSFMAQDQGTYFCITNVNQVLHFSSGQPAFFPVTTTTAAPTTPAATTQSSLITKKDICLQSSDPGTSNENLLNFYCEIFIWAPLAGVCLVLLVALIVTIVLCQKTRRRRCRCKRPPNGKPGAKPPVPTRHI; from the exons ATGGCCGGGTCTCCtgcactgctcctcctgctcagcctgGGGCTCT GCTGCACCGGCGCCCAGGGACAGAGGAACAGAATGGAGGCCAGGTTCCTCGATAGGAATATGAAGCACCCCACGGAGGGACAACGTGTGGAGCTGGAGTGTCCAAGTTacaacagtgacagtggtgTCTCCTGGATTCGACAGGACAAGGATGGGAAACTTCACTTCATTGTCTACATTTCCATGTTTTCCAAGACCACCTGGCCAGGAAACGTGCAAGCATCTTCACAGTTTGAGGGGTCAAAACAAGGCAATGTCTTTCGGCTGGTGGTGAAGTCCTTCATGGCGCAGGACCAGGGAACCTATTTCTGCATCACCAATGTCAACCAGGTGCTGCACTTCAGCTCTGGACAACCCGCCTTCTTCCCAG tcacaacaaccacagcagcacccaccacACCTGCTGCCACCACGCAGAGCAGCCTCATCACCAAGAAGGACATCTGCTTACAGAGCTCGGATCCAG GAACAAGCAACGAGAATCTGCTGAATTTCTACTGTGAGATTTTCATCTGGGCTCCCCTTGCTGGTGTCTGCCTCGTGCTCCTTGTAGCTCTGATCGTCACCATCGTGCTCTGCCAAA agACCAGAAGACGGCGATGCAGGTGTAAAAG ACCTCCAAACGGGAAGCCTGGTGCGAAACCCCCCGTGCCAACCCGACACATATGA